A genomic region of Montipora foliosa isolate CH-2021 unplaced genomic scaffold, ASM3666993v2 scaffold_387, whole genome shotgun sequence contains the following coding sequences:
- the LOC137987750 gene encoding uncharacterized protein, protein MVDGRISDPFEVSTGVLQGDVLAPFLFMILVDLTTSDIDSGVVTHPRRSRRYLAKVLNDLDFADDIALLESTVPLAQTQLTRTASTAKDLGLIMNVPKTEYMTANCHPTPPLQVYG, encoded by the coding sequence ATGGTAGATGGGAGAATTTCTGACCCGTTTGAAGTCTCAACCGGTGTGCTCCAGGGTGATGTTCTTGCCCCTTTCCTGTTCATGATATTGGTTGACTTGACCACCTCAGACATTGACTCCGGAGTTGTGACACATCCACGTCGTTCAAGAAGGTACCTAGCCAAGGTACTTAATGATCTGGACTTCGCTGACGACATTGCATTGTTAGAATCCACCGTCCCCCTTGCACAGACCCAGCTTACCAGAACCGCATCAACAGCAAAAGACCTCGGCCTGATAATGAATGTGCCTAAGACAGAATACATGACTGCAAATTGTCATCCTACCCCACCACTGCAAGTCTATGGTTAA